TGAATAGTCATCAACAAAGCATAATATTGAAACATAAGTGTTGCTGCTTGGAAGTTGTGGGTTACTTTATCATTCACTTCAAACTTGAATTCACTTGGAATACTCTCAAGCCATCTTATAAGAATCAAATCAcatctcttcaataacGGAACAATAGATCTGCCTTCTACTACAAGACGGGACATTAGATGTTGCTGTTCAATAACATCTCCCACAGTTCTGCTAAAGGTGGCTAAACAAATGGTGTATCTAATTTCTGTGCTACTCATTCCAGTTCCTTGAAGATCCATTTCTGTCAACATTGGTACCGTTGAATTTTTTAAATCAATCATCAATGGCCTGCCAAATTCAAGGCTACTTAATCTGTCTTTTAGAACTAGCAGCCACCATAATCTCTtaatttctcttttctgCATTTTGTCCGCTTTCTTTAGACCACCTCGATGATATTCATACTGCATAGCCACAGAAATAGCTACGCAAGTCCAGTAGTCATCGTTTTTGCCCAATCCAATCATACATTCTTGATGAGTAGAGAAGCATAGCAATGATTGAACTAATGCAACTGGGTCTGCTTCTAAAGACATATCAAAGATAGCTTTAGCTCTGCGGAAAAATACTTCTGTAATTTTCTTAACCTTCAATCTCTCTTCTGCCCTGCATTGAAATGTGTTGCAGTGCATTGCACCCACATAGAAAATAGTGTTCAATAgcaaaagagaaggaggttTCCTTAGATTTTTATAATCTCTTTTGAATGCAACCTTGTCAACCACAGGAAATTTGGTATTGAAGTTATCAAAAAAGTTGTCAATGAACATCTGTGCCAGTCCCTCATCCGGTATACTGAAACAACCATGCCTTACTAACGTGTACATATCAAGTTCATTCAACTCATAGCAACGTGTCTGGCCAGTCTTTTGATACCAATTAATGACACCTTTCACCACACTGCTCAAAGAGGGTTGTGAACCAGAAAATTTTGCTTCCAATAAAGTTGGAATCTCTTCCTTAAGAACGTCGTCTGGTTCCAACTTCACAGAGCTTAAACGTGGGAATTCTTTCTGGTAATCCGGCCTGACAATTTTATTTCTTGAGTTGTCAAATGATGTAGAGTTAtctgtattttttttgtcaGAAGATAACTGGTTGTCTAAGCATTGGACTTTTTCTAGtttcctctttgaaaattcGTTTTGTAATGAATTGACAGATTTTCCACGATTTGCTCTGCGTCTTTTACGAATATAAAGAACACATGGCTTCCCTAAAATAGCACAGTTTGTGCATGGGTCAGTATCCTTTAGAGACAAATCACACTTCACCTTTCTGTTATGGCATAAGACACAAGCTTTGGGTGATCTAACATAGCCGCGCTTATTATATGAGAAAGTAGTTCTACCTTTGGTCCAGGTATTTGCCACCTTCACCTTGGGACCCAGATTAGTGTTGGGGTTTATAATTAGATTCGGGCTCTTATTCTCCTGAGTGAAGGTCTCATTCATGATAATGAAAGATAGTGCATACAAAGTtagaaggaaaaagataGGGGAAATTAGAGATGTTGTTGATTAGGGCCGACTAATGAACGGAGGGAGGGCTGAACGGAGTACATCAAAAAGTcaattcaaaaaaaatatccTACACGATGAGCGGTCGCCAGTTTCTCGATACAAAAAGCCTGATCTTTCCTGTCTCTCTTTAGCTTATGCATAGTCAGCTACCGCGCATCAAATTCAGATCAAGCGCACGATTGCATGCATCAAAACAAATGGATCGCATGTTCGCATACAATCATAATAAGATAAATTTCAGGCAGCTAGAATTGAAGCATTTACTTCCTTTGGCACATCGCTTAGTAGCTTGTATCGTCTTACTGTTGAGTTATCTATATGTTCTTCGTTATAGTCTGAAATATAAAATATGAACTCCTTTACAAAACTCAACTATCCTTCCCTATTTTAAGGCAGtggttttctttcttttgtttttctcttgCATGATAATAGCACATCCATATATTATTGGCCGATCTTATTGTAATTCATGCCGGTCGTCTTAACTCATTTCGCTTATATTGCGCTCTTCGGGTGGTGTGGTTGGTGCCAAAGCTATTCCACACATACAATTCCGGTCGATATatcttttttccttgatagaagaaatatGTGGACATATACGGAATCcttattgatatttttTGCGAATACACCCATCCCCCAATTATCATCGATTCACTGTGAATATCGCAGACGCAATTATGCTGCATTCGTCTTGCAGCTGCTCGTAATCATTTTCCGCCTCCCAAGCCTCATTATGAAGCTTTTCATGtttatttttgttgttctttcctcttttctttatcctcCTATTTTGTCtgctttgtttctttttttgcGCCATTTGTTCACGGCATACTCATTTTTTGgaacagagaagaaaatacGAAACAACGAATCGCTTCGTATCACTGGAACACGTAACATTTTCTAGTGGTTCATATCAGCCATTATCGATTGGACTTAACTACTTTCTTTCCTCCCGTTTAGCTACGCCTCAGGAGGAGTTTTCCAATCATATTCTCTTACCATTCTGCATCTGGGTAAAACTCGGTTAACATTTCTTATCATAAGCATATACATCAACATAAACATTTTCGTAATTGTACTCTATACTGCTGTTGCATCTCTCTCTACTTCTGGATGTCTTAGGTGGATGACCTGACCTCCTCACATAATGATTTTGTAATCACCTCCGTGCACCACTAATAAAGATTGAAGTCAAAAAGAGTCAG
The sequence above is a segment of the Brettanomyces nanus chromosome 4, complete sequence genome. Coding sequences within it:
- a CDS encoding uncharacterized protein (EggNog:ENOG41), producing MNETFTQENKSPNLIINPNTNLGPKVKVANTWTKGRTTFSYNKRGYVRSPKACVLCHNRKVKCDLSLKDTDPCTNCAILGKPCVLYIRKRRRANRGKSVNSLQNEFSKRKLEKVQCLDNQLSSDKKNTDNSTSFDNSRNKIVRPDYQKEFPRLSSVKLEPDDVLKEEIPTLLEAKFSGSQPSLSSVVKGVINWYQKTGQTRCYELNELDMYTLVRHGCFSIPDEGLAQMFIDNFFDNFNTKFPVVDKVAFKRDYKNLRKPPSLLLLNTIFYVGAMHCNTFQCRAEERLKVKKITEVFFRRAKAIFDMSLEADPVALVQSLLCFSTHQECMIGLGKNDDYWTCVAISVAMQYEYHRGGLKKADKMQKREIKRLWWLLVLKDRLSSLEFGRPLMIDLKNSTVPMLTEMDLQGTGMSSTEIRYTICLATFSRTVGDVIEQQHLMSRLVVEGRSIVPLLKRCDLILIRWLESIPSEFKFEVNDKVTHNFQAATLMFQYYALLMTIHQAEIVRNPNENYPSWAISFQAAQMIMQVLNFMVNSNMLVHYILMIHNALSVSTIIMSSLTYSDEESISNAARRFLVQIFQILKSSVFKWPESYPMLFALEKIHNYMPINLKMIQAILSLKLPGSFSSEGISNVRDPLLTLSGSYDHKYSTENYVDFPSGEEQKRFADIRIDVDKLFTDSVFSDPEISIDDLDASDFGKGSDTKGAHHENPLVILLTNAQNGAVNNISENSQNGIIRQEINLQRIFEGIESTETGSLSTASSSALDSAPVGLFLINKNWKPSFKVITEDVSASHEVHQRQYFDNSFFPNAEGFSLKELCKWDTEGNI